Below is a window of Streptomyces qaidamensis DNA.
TCACATTGTGCTCGACGGCGGGCCAGAACTGCGGGTTGCTGGTGAACAGCTCCCGGAAGTTCTGCAGTCCGACCCACTTGATGGAGTCGAAGCCGATGCCGTCCCAGGTGGTGAAGGCCAGCGCGATCGAGGCCAGCGCCGTCAGCCACACCAGGGCGACGTGCAGGATCGTGGGCACACCCGCCATCAGGCCGAGCGTGAGGCGGTCGCGGCGGGTGAGCAGCCGCCGGTGGCCGTGGGGCGCCTTGGCGGGCGCGGGTGTGGGGGCGGGCCCCGGAGCCGGCTGGGTGGCCGGCTCCGGAGCCTTCGCGGGGGTGGCAGTCATGTCGGATCCGAGTCGTCGAGTCTCCGTTCGGTCAGGAGGAGGCGAAGATCGTCTTCTTCTGGCGTTCGATCGACGAGAGGATGCTGTCGACGTTCTTGGGGTTGCGGACGAAGTTCTGCAGCGCGGGCTGCATCACCGTGGAGGTGAAGTCCGGGCGGGAGTCGCGGTCCATGAACTGCGTGAGGCTCTTCGCGCCGGAGATCATCTCGTACGCCTTCTTCTGCAGCGCGGTGTAGGAGGAGGTGTCGGCCTTGGTGGAGGCGGCCACCACGTTCGGGTCGGACTTCAGGTAGATCTGCTCGGCCTCGGGGGTGCCCAGGTACTCGAGGAGCTTGACGGCACCGTCGCGGTTCTTCGGGGCCTTGGAGAGCATGAAGCCGTCGGTCGGCGCCTCGACGGTGTCCTGCCCGAACTGCGGGTCGATCTCCGGGAAGGCGAAGAAGTCGAGGTCGTCCAGGTCGGCCTTGTTCGTGAACTGCTGGCCGACGAAGGTGCCCAGGAGGTACATGCCGGCCTTCTTGGCCACCAGTGTCTGCGCCGCGTCCTGCCAGGTGCGGCCCACCGCGCCCTCCTGGTGGTAGGGCAGGAGCTCCGTCCAGTGGTCGAAGACCTTGCGCACCTTGGGGTCGGTCCAGGAGGCCTTGCCGGCCATCAGCTCGACGTGGAAGTCGTAGCCGTTGGTGCGGAAGTTGATCTGGTCGAAGGTGCCCATCGCGGGCCAGGCGTCCTTGTCGCCGAAGGCGATCGGCACCAGCCCGTCCTTCTGCATCCGCTTGCACAGGGCGGTGAAGTCGTCCCAGGTGGTGGGGACCTCGTAGCCGTGCTGCGCGAAGACGCTCTTGCGGTAGAACACCGCCCACGGGTACGTGTACAGCGGCACGAAGTAGTACTTGCCGTCCTCGCCCTTGCTGAGCTTCTGCATCGCCTCGGGGAAGTTGCCGCCGATCTTCTGCCACACGTCGTCGATCGGCGCGGCCAGCTTCTTCGAGGCGAAGAACTGCATGCGGTAGCCGGCGAACCAGGTGAACACGTCGTCGGGCGTGCCCTGCAGATAGGAGTTGATCTGCTCCTGGAACGTGTTGTGGTCCTTGGTGTTCACGTCGACCTTGATGCCGGACTTCTTGGTGAAGGCGGCGTAGATCTCCGCGAACGCCTTCTTCGGCACGGCGTCGGACGAGTTGGAGCCGAGAGTGACCGTCTTCGGGTCGGCGGACGATCCGCTGCCGCCGCAGGCGCTCAGCAGGGGTATGCCGGCGCCGAGCAGGGCGGCGCCGCCCACGCCGCGCAGGAGAGTGCGGCGGCTGGGAGCGGAGAGGGAGGCTCCGGAGGGAGAGAGGTCGTGCATGGACGGCTCCTGAGGGCAGGGTTCGGCCACGAGGGTGTGGCGTGAGATCCAGCCGTAATCGACCAGAAATCAACTTGACCGAACACGGTGGCGCAATGACAGCCGCATGTCCGGTCATGCGTCAAGAGCCGTTCCCTTCATTTGTCGAAACGTGACCGTCTCGTAAAGGCGGCTCGGTGGGAGTGTTCAGTGGGACCGGGAGCGGTGGTGTACGGCCGCGAGCCGGCCGGGGCGGCGGCGCCGCGGCTGCCGGTGCCCTCCGGTCGCCGGTGCGCGGCCGTCCAGCTGGATCCAGATGCGCACCTCCGTGCCGCCGAGCACCGAGGAGCCGATCCGTACGTCCCCGCCGGTGGACTCCGCCAGCCGGCGCACGATGTCCAGGCCGAGCCCGGTCGAGCCGTCGCTCCCGGAGCCGCGGCCCCGCGCCATCGCGGCCTCGGGGTCGGGTATGCCCGGGCCCGCGTCGGAGACGAGGACGATCACCGCGTCCTCGCCGTTGTGCACGTCGACGGCGAAGGCGGTGCCCTCCGCGGTGTGCCGGAAGACGTTGCCGAGCAGCGCGTCCAGCGCGGCGGCCAGGTCGGCCCGGGCCACGGGTATGCGCACCGGCCGGTCGGCCCCGGCCACCCGCCACTTGCGGCCCTCGTCCTCGGCGAGCGCCGACCAGAACGCCATCCGCTCCCGGACCACCTCGGCCGCGTCGCACCCGGCGCCCGGACCGGCCGCGGCCGTCTGCGGCTTGGCCTCCCGGGCCGTACGGATGATGGTGTCGACCTCGCGCTCCAGCTGCTCGACCGCGGTGCGGGTCTGGTCGGCGGCCGGTCCCTCGCCGAGCGAGGCGGTGTTGAGCCGCAGCACGGTCAGGGGCGTCCGCAGCCGGTGGGACAGGTCGGCCGCCAGCTCCCGCTCGTTCGCCAGGAGCTGGACGACCTGGTCGGCCATGGAGTTGAACGCGACCGCCGCGAGCCGCAGTTCGCTCGGGCCCTCCTCGGGGACGCGGGCCCCCAGCCGGCCCTCCCCCAGGTCGTGTGCCCCCTCGACCAGGCGCTGCGCGGGCCGGACCATGCGGACGCCCAGCCGGTCGGCGACCGCGACCGAGCCGAGGATCAGCGCCACCCCGACCGCGGCGAGCACCGCCCAGGCCGTGCCCACACCGTTGGTGACGTCGGACTCCGGCACGTACACCTCGACGACCGCGATCCTGCCGGTGCTGAGGGCGACCGGCTGGAGCAGCGTCGAGCCGCCCGTGACGCCCGTGGTGGAGGCGCGGCCCAGCTTCCGCACAGCCGCGATGTCGGCTTCGGCGGCGCGCCGGCGCCCGAGTTCGAGGGCCTCCTGGCCGTCGCCCGCCGGGAGGTGCACGGCCATCCCGGCGTCGGAACCGGCGGAGGCGACGACCCGCTCCAGCTGGTCGCGGTCGGTGGTGATGGACAGGGCGGGGGCGACCGCCGCTGCCTCCCGCTCGGCGCCCGAGAAGGCACGGTCGCGGGCCATCTCGCGGATGACGAGTCCGAGCGGCACCGCGAAGGCGACCACGACCATGGTGGTCACCGCCAGCGACACCTTGACCAGGGCCCACCTCATCGGGGAGCACCCGCCCCCGGTGGATCGAGCTTCACACCGACGCCCCGGAGGGTGTGCAGATAGCGCGGGCTGGCCGCCGTCTCGCCCAGTTTCCTGCGCAGCCAGGACAGATGGACGTCGATGGTCTGGTCGTCGCCGTAGGACTGCTGCCACACCTCGGCCAGCAGTTCCTTGCGGGGGACGACGACGCCGGGCCTGCGGGCCAGAAAGGCGAGCAGGTCGAACTCGCGGCGGGTGAGGTCGAGTCGGGCGCCGTCCAGCTCGGCCTGGCGGCGCAGCGGGTCGACGGTCAGGCCGCCGACCCGGATCATGGGGGTCGGCTCCCCTTCCGCGGCGCCGGAGCGGGCGCGGCGCAGCACGGCCGCCATGCGGGCCGAGAGGTGCTCGACCGAGAAGGGCTTGGTCAGGTAGTCGTCCGCCCCGGCGTTCAGCAGCCGGACGATCTCCGTCTCGTCGTCCCGGGCTGTGGCGACGATCACCGGCACGTCGGTGATCCCGCGCAGCATCTTCAGGGCCTCGGACCCGTCGAGATCGGGCAGTCCGAGGTCCAGGATGACCACGTCGAAACGGAGGTGGGCGACCTCGCGCAGCGCCTCCAGTGCCGTCCCGACGCTGCGCACGGTGTGCGAGGCGTCGGTCAGGTGCCGGATCAGCGCCGAGCGTACGAACTGGTCGTCCTCGACCACGAGCACACTTGCCATGCGCCGCACCGTACGCCATCTCGAACAGCCGGGTGCGGGCCTGTGGACAACTCCCCGGCTGGGGACAACGGACCACCGCACACCCCCTTTTGCAGGCATTGCGTGGGGCACGTGTGGCGCGTGAGGCAGTATGGCCCGCGATGCGCAGAGGACTCGTACACGTACTGGCCTGGCTGCTCGC
It encodes the following:
- a CDS encoding ABC transporter substrate-binding protein, giving the protein MHDLSPSGASLSAPSRRTLLRGVGGAALLGAGIPLLSACGGSGSSADPKTVTLGSNSSDAVPKKAFAEIYAAFTKKSGIKVDVNTKDHNTFQEQINSYLQGTPDDVFTWFAGYRMQFFASKKLAAPIDDVWQKIGGNFPEAMQKLSKGEDGKYYFVPLYTYPWAVFYRKSVFAQHGYEVPTTWDDFTALCKRMQKDGLVPIAFGDKDAWPAMGTFDQINFRTNGYDFHVELMAGKASWTDPKVRKVFDHWTELLPYHQEGAVGRTWQDAAQTLVAKKAGMYLLGTFVGQQFTNKADLDDLDFFAFPEIDPQFGQDTVEAPTDGFMLSKAPKNRDGAVKLLEYLGTPEAEQIYLKSDPNVVAASTKADTSSYTALQKKAYEMISGAKSLTQFMDRDSRPDFTSTVMQPALQNFVRNPKNVDSILSSIERQKKTIFASS
- a CDS encoding response regulator transcription factor; the encoded protein is MASVLVVEDDQFVRSALIRHLTDASHTVRSVGTALEALREVAHLRFDVVILDLGLPDLDGSEALKMLRGITDVPVIVATARDDETEIVRLLNAGADDYLTKPFSVEHLSARMAAVLRRARSGAAEGEPTPMIRVGGLTVDPLRRQAELDGARLDLTRREFDLLAFLARRPGVVVPRKELLAEVWQQSYGDDQTIDVHLSWLRRKLGETAASPRYLHTLRGVGVKLDPPGAGAPR
- a CDS encoding sensor histidine kinase; protein product: MRWALVKVSLAVTTMVVVAFAVPLGLVIREMARDRAFSGAEREAAAVAPALSITTDRDQLERVVASAGSDAGMAVHLPAGDGQEALELGRRRAAEADIAAVRKLGRASTTGVTGGSTLLQPVALSTGRIAVVEVYVPESDVTNGVGTAWAVLAAVGVALILGSVAVADRLGVRMVRPAQRLVEGAHDLGEGRLGARVPEEGPSELRLAAVAFNSMADQVVQLLANERELAADLSHRLRTPLTVLRLNTASLGEGPAADQTRTAVEQLEREVDTIIRTAREAKPQTAAAGPGAGCDAAEVVRERMAFWSALAEDEGRKWRVAGADRPVRIPVARADLAAALDALLGNVFRHTAEGTAFAVDVHNGEDAVIVLVSDAGPGIPDPEAAMARGRGSGSDGSTGLGLDIVRRLAESTGGDVRIGSSVLGGTEVRIWIQLDGRAPATGGHRQPRRRRPGRLAAVHHRSRSH